A region of the Mytilus galloprovincialis chromosome 1, xbMytGall1.hap1.1, whole genome shotgun sequence genome:
ttgttagcttctgagatgaatactgacatttttgtgctttataactTGAGAATATTTcccaaaaaaaaatgagataaaCAACAAACGATATGTGCCTtgtctttatgtttttgttttgtatgtttgtgTAGGAATTAATGTAATACACTATCGGTAATCTCAAACAATAGATTGAACTAATCTCAATTGAACTCAAACTTAATTAGCATCTGAGCAGATGTGGATTTGATGCAATTGATATGTCTGAGATACGATAGGAATACATCAGCATGAATAGATTTATTCAAGTTCAAACGTTTCAGATTggatttaatattattttcagtttaaaaactaactaaagttttatatttttcattttttattaaatctATCTTGAAAATATATCTAAATTGTAGGTAATTTATTATGATTTCAGTAGCAACATTTCGTTGAAGCGGTTTTGTTTCTATCCAAAAACGTGAATATGATTGAACTTATCATTCCTTAGAACAAGGCGGTTTGCAGCAGCTTTATACGTTGGCTGAGCGTCATTCCAGATGACTCCTGACGCCACATACGGGTTACAGTGATCTTTAACTTCTACTGGGAAGGTATCATACGCTGTATGAGTATCTATTCTGTGGTAAATGGTTCCGCAGTGTGGTCGACAATGCCCTTTGCTTGAGGTATGATCGGTTACCGCGTTTACAACAGCATGAGCTTTAGTATTATCTAAATGGTGTTTACCTTTATCAACGCTTGCTATAAGAATGTTTCGGCCATGGTGCCTAAATTTTCCATATCCACCGCATACCTTATTCCAATGTTTGTCATCTCCAAAAACGTCTTTGTAAGCAATAACCATCCAGTCCCTCCAATAGTATTTTTTGGAAAGAGAAATGTACATGTTGTTAGCCCAGTCATGATTGTTCATTTTATCCCCTGGATGGTCAAGTGCATATCTGTCTATTTCAGCGTTTGACTGGTCGTGATATTTAGAAGCTATAGTTCTATCGGCATGGCTCATCGCAGATCTAACCTGATCAATCCGAGTTTTCCATTGTTTTGCGTGATAATCTACGTTAGCCGATAAACCTTTTAGTTGAAGGTATGCAAGCTCAAGTTCGGCAGACTTCAACAACAAATTGAGTATTCCTGAACTGAATTCCGAGCATTTTTGGCGATCATAGTGTGTATATGTCATGCAAGGTACTAGCAATCCTTCGCCAAAGACATGTCCTACGTTCATTACTCCATCATAAAGTTTAATGCCACTATTTTGAAAGTCGCTATCATAGTTGCTAATGAATAACTTTTTCTCTCCAGTAAGGGCATTGGTTGGTGCCTGATACATTTCTGTATATTTACGATAAACTGCATTAATTTTTTGTTCAATGCTGGAAAACTGGACTTTAACGCTGCTCCATTGTATAAGTTGTTTAACATCAGAAAACTTTCGGTCTAATTGGTCGAATCGAGTGTCGACATCTTTATGTAGTTTACGAATAGCCAGTAATTCTGCTGATGGTCCTTTAGgaataaaactaaaaacaaatgataaaaaaggaGCAACAGCTCCTAGGAAAGGTGCTACTTTATCTGCTATCTTTACTAAGCTAGTCGCAAATGCAGTCGAATTTGAAATGACTGATGCAATGTCCTTGGCTGCATTAAGGCCACTGCTGATGTGATCAGTGGTTGTCGATCTCCTTTGTTTGACATCTCCAGCTAGTAAACCAGTGATGCACAAGGCAAGAATCAACGGGAGTTTCATCTGTGAATTATAAAATGAATGAATTAAttaatggattgattgattgattgattggttgattgattgattgattgattggttggttggttgattgattgattgattgattgattgattgattgattgattgattgattgattgattgattgattgacggAAACGCAAAGCACACAAATAGTGTATACCACGACGAGAGGTCGCTGGTAATATTTAAGTTCCCTCTTcgaatataaataaactcatcatagataccaggactaaatttagtatataccccagacgcgtgtttcgtctacaaaagactcatcagtgacgctcgaatccaaacaagttaaaaaggccaaataaagtactaagttgaagagcattgaggaccaaaattctaaaaagttttgtcaaatacagctaaggtaaactatgcctggggtagaaaagccttatttttttttttaaaattcaaaaatttgtaaacagtaaatttataaatataaccatatcaataacaattcatgtcagcacaaaaagtgctgactactgggcttgtgataccctcggggaaataaatctcaaccagcagtggcatcgacccagtggttgtaaataaactcatcatagataccaggactaaatttagtatatacgccagacgcgcgttttgtctacaaaagactcatcagtgacgctcgaatccaataaAGACACTGTAAAGCTCACATGAATATATATACTCAATATTAACTATGGCAACTATTGAACAAAGTTACCGGAAAGCAAAAACTACCGTACCACTTACAAAGCTATTTCACAGACTTAAATTTAGACATATGTTGTTTTTGTCGTGCAATTTAACCAttgcattgttttgtttttaaatttgttgtcTTGTGATTtgtttgggggggggagggggtggaaaatgacatatttcatttttcatttgaaGTTCTAGTGCGGCTTACAGGTACATAACAAGATAGAATGATCCAAAATAAAGATAACAGTAAGACTAACTATGATAAGACACATGATGTTACATGAACAATTATAACGGAAGGGTTTTGAGGTAAACAAGGACCGCGATGAGGACACCGAAAACATCGTACAAAGCAATGTCAACATAACTGGTTAATCAACAAAGGAAACAGATTAACTTGTACAAgtacaattataaatatatgtatttgtataccTGTCATTTATACAATAGTTAGTCATTTGCAggatacaaaaaaaagtaaaatcataaaaataatgaactccgaggaaaattcaaataggaaagtccctaatcaaatggcaaaatcaaaagctcagacacaccaaacgaatagataacaactgtcatattcctgacttggtacaggcatttaatgtgtaacaaagaagcacaaaacgGCATATAGACTAAGCTagttagcaaaaattaaagacaggAATACACAAATTagccatagtacaataacacttTGAAAGTACAGAGCCTAGTCACATATGTAACAATGAATCATAAAAAGGCATATACACAAAGCAcaaagcaaaaaatgaaagacgagcaacaaacaagttttacaatagcacaataacgggatgtataggCACAGAGCCACGCTACATGCATCGAAGTAACACCAAAAGGCATACAGACAAAACACATCAGCAAAAACGAAGGACAAGAATACGAGAATATCACAAACAGTAATGACAGGACGTACAAGTACCACAAGCATCTTAATCACAACAAAACcatcaaatatttaacaaagaagcacaaaaaggcacaTATCAAACCAAACAATCTCACCCATCGCTTTCCCATTTTTGAATTAACTTCCTTTAAATATTCGCATAcagtttgttatttgtttatgttgtttattatgtatttgtttatgttgtttattaTGTATTTGTTTGTGTTGCCCCGCAGATGTATTATTCATTACAATAAGGATATCATTTTGGTTGAGACTGGTTCCAAAAGAGGTGAAATTGTAAAATAGAAGATTGATTGGGTAATGATTTTTTCCaggtatttatttttcgtttgaGTTTCTAagaattttttcaaaacattgaATTAAGAAAGTCAATGCCTACCTTCAACCTGTTTGATGACACTCGAATTGTTCCTTTATGATTTATATCATGTAGTGGGTTAGAATGAAGGTCGTATTAGTGCAAGAGAAAATCGGTTGAATTTCCATATGGCTTTTGTTTTATCAAAGGCGTTCAAGGCTAAATACCAAAAGTTTCAGGGTCACTGTTTAAAGTCATGAAGTTCTTATACAACATAATATTTACCATACAGCTACAACAATAAATAAGTTGAAAGTTTCTAAAACACTTCAtttcatcagagacatatattatatgacatgtattatatgtctctgatttcattattttgtccttcaattcatttcaatataataatcaacaataaagcaaaattaaattttgttgtaatGTATGTGTATTTTATCTCATTTCTAAACCTCAAATTACCGTAATCACAGAGTACTCTTATGTCTGTAGTTGTGTCCATTGTATTTGCGCTTTGTGCCGATCTGATAAGTGAAGCCATTATCAACTGTACTGGGATTGAGGGCTCAACAACATGTTCATTCCTGCAACATTCTTAATATGACTTTCCCATGGATCCTGCCTCCAGTAGTTGCCGTTGGTTGCTGACtgtcataattgtttttgtttcttgttttttagtATACAAATCAGACCGTTGATTTCTTAATTGATTCACATTTGCCATCTTATGTGTCTTTTGTAACTAACTTTACGGTGGGTTTTGCTTATTTGTTGAAGGTTAAGTTGTTTACATTTGCGTCATTTCAACTTTAAccgatagttgtctcatttataaatataccatatctccttattctTTATTGACCTTGTTTTTATGGTCAACGTTAAGGTTCCATGATTATGTTAATTTTTCAGACACTATAAGCAATTTGTCAAATTATATTTGGTCAGTAGAATGGCTgaaagatgtacatgtctgtttGGCAGGGTTCGTCTGGcctttgtacatgtatacatgatcATGGTCAACgataatttataaatttcatgatATTAGATTCTAAGATAATAATTAGAAGTTCTACTATCATCAGTGCATTGAATCATTAATATGGTGATAATTATATCATTATACATAACATGATAATATTGTTGTAAATGGAATTTTACTTAACAAAATTATAAGGAATGAACAAGATATTGATATAAGAAGATTGttatcagtgccaatgagacaaatatccatacaagttacaatttgtaaaagtaaaccataatagatcaaagtatggccttcaacaagaaTTCTTGGCTAACATCGAACAGCTGGCTATAAAGGGTTTATTATAAGCTTGTGGTCAGTGGTGGTGTTTGTTGGTCAGACTATTTTAGTTCCCTTTATCAAAGAAACTTGGTCTGACTATTTTTTTAAGTGATAAAACTGCATGATGCTAACAAAAATAATAGCTTATGATGAACATAttttctatttaatatttttctatcaCAAAATCTTTTATCCTATTAAATGTGATGGTTTAGCCAAAGCAAGTCGAGTAAACAACCAATAACTTTGatgctttgataaaaaaaaaaaaatcttttgtttcaGATACATCTTTATCAGATGATGCAGTGTTTTTAACAAAGATCATAGagattgtttgtttttgttttatttatgggTAGTACCtgtttcagttaagaaaaagtaaaatcacaaaaatactgaactccgaggaaaattcaaaaaggaaagttcctgactttttcttatatagaaaatgatggattaaacctggttttatagctaaacctttcacttgtatgacagtggcatcaaattcaattatattgataacaatgcGAGAACAAAACAAATAGTCATAATaggtaaacaagagtgcacacactgaaatgtctcgccttctttactaatcattgatattatgttgatagtcctaagtataaagcttttttacaactgtcacataaaccaagatagctaaacaaagaccaatgaaccatgaaaatgaggtcaaggtcagatgaaccatgccaggcagacatgtacagctaacaaagcttccatacaacaaatatagttgacctactacttatagtttaagaaaaatagaccaaaacacaaaaacttaagcctgagcaatgaaccgtgcaattgaggtcatggtcaaataaaacctgcgggactgacatatagattataatatatttccatacaccaaatatagttgacctttggcatataatattagataaaaagatcaaaacttataaacttaactttgaccactgaaccatgaaaatgaggtcaaggtcaggtgacatATGCCccctagacatgtacaccttacaatcattccatacaacaaatatagtagacctattgcataaagtatgagaaaaacagaccaaaacacaaaaccttaactataaccactgaaccatgaaaatgaggtcaaggtcagatgacacctgccagttggacatgtacaccttccagtccttctatacaccaaatatactagccctattgcttatagtatctgagatatggacttgaccaccaaaacttaaccttgttcactgatccatgaaatgaggtcgaggtcaagtgaaaactgtctgacgggcatgaggaccttgcaaggtacgcacataccaaatatagttatcctattacttataataagagagaatttaacattacaaaaattctgaactttttttcaagtggtcactgaaccatgaaaatgaggtcaaggacattggacatgtgactgacggaacttcgtaacatgaggcatctatatacaaagtatgaagcatccaggtctttcaccttctaaaatataaaccttttaagaaattagctaacgccgccgccgccggatcactatccctatgtcaagctgtctgcaacaaaagttgcaggctcgacaaaaatgtcaataatacagCAGCCAACATTATCCTATAATCCTAATgactgaaaaaaaacaacaataaaaacctAGCTATTAAGGTTGTGATCCCTCAAtttcctgttgttttttttaatttggtgtaGATGGTTGATCATGTCACAACCTTTTTCTAAGCCTGGTGGTGAAAGATTATTGAAGCCAGTATGCTGATGtcttaatacattttattatacttcacgttaaaatgccatattttgattggctaatacgagggtgttaatttactctatcacatggctgagcgggtgacaatttttttttaatgtcaccctCTCTTCTAGACCTatcaaaaattaataatttaaaggacaatggattGAATTTACATCGAATTATTAAAGACAATGCTTTAATTCTACATTTTCGCTCAGATTCTATttttgactgtcaaaataaataaataaaacatcttgcTTCACTTCTGTTGATTTTTATAATACCTGTAAAgttatgagggggaggacaggggtaagggagatagggagaaagggggtaggagaaaggagaaagggggtgggagaaaggagaaagggggtaggagaaaggagaggaaggctgggagaaaggagaaaaagttggagaaaggagaaaaaataaaatatctctccttttaaaaaatgatcttataatttcaagaaaaaatatctcaaaaggagatgttttattctaatgggagaaaggagaactgGGGTAGGAGAAaagagaagaggggtgggagaagggagaagggtacccccctgtcctccccctcagtTATGTGTGTGACAtcataaaaaatacttttaaataaaattcatctgTAAATGGCAATAATGAtgggacattcagtataataaattaaataacacatagctgagagggtgatagagcgaTTGGTACCCCTAGAAATGGCAATAATGAtgggacattcagtataataaattaaagaacatatagctgagagggtgatagagcgaTTGGTACTCCTAGAAAAAGCATCGTCAATTTTGGCTtcacaatgttttctcggggtaccaatctgcttgCTGTCTTTTTGACATATATCCCCCCACATTTCCTTTACTTATACTTGAATGAAGATCACAAGATTCAAGACTACATTTTGTTTGTTGGAAagagacaataaaattgagaatggaaatggggaatgtgccaaagagacaacaacccggccatagaaAAAAGCAAcagcaggtcaccaacaggtcttcaatgtagcgagaaattcccgcacccggaggcgtccttcaactggccgcaaaacaaatatatactagttcagtgataatgaacgccatactaatttccaaattgtacacaagaaactaaaattaaaataatacaagactaacaaaggccaaaggctcctgacttgggacaggcgcaaaaatgcgggggggggggggttaaacatgtttgtgagatctcaaccctccccctatacctctagccaacgtagaaaagtaaacgcataacaatacgcacattaaaattcagttcaagagaagtccgagtctgatgtcagaagatgtcagaagaaaataaacaaaatgacaataatacataaataacaacagactactagcagttaactgacatgccagcttcagacttcaattaaactgactgaaagattatgatttcatcatatgaacatcaggcacaatccttcctgttaggggtttagtatcatatcatcataacatatatgagaagaacataacccgtgtcatgccaaagctttttcccgttttatccatttcatacagtaagtatggagtgagtcgtggatgatattacgacactcattccaatttaAAATAATTGAAGTTTATTTGACTGTCAACATTTTAACAATGCAACATTCATTCCTTAAAAATGGCTGATCTTTACTTTCATTCATTTACAGTCAAATCTGTATTAAAGGTCACCCTCAGGACAACCTAAGATAAAGGTGAAATGTATAGCTGGTTTGGCTGTAtctgtgcaattaaaaaaaaaacatatgtatcctgtaaaatgaatttatttcttatttacaaattatttgacatactctttttaaaataaacatatcacatttttattcacattttgtgatgatttgttatattatatacatgcaGTGTGCATGgacaacaaaacaatataaataaataacaacaaaactGTAATAATGACATAAACATGAAGCACTATAAGAATTTGGTCAAATTACTTTTAATCTAGACTGatatcaaagaaaaaatacatataacatcAGACAAACCTAATCATTTCAACAAATACCCAAATTATCTCACTAATACTACATCTCAGCAGCTTTAGTGTTTTACCTTGCAAAAGATAAGTGATTGTTAAAAGTTGTAGTGGTGATTAATTGTG
Encoded here:
- the LOC143068076 gene encoding uncharacterized protein LOC143068076, with the protein product MKLPLILALCITGLLAGDVKQRRSTTTDHISSGLNAAKDIASVISNSTAFATSLVKIADKVAPFLGAVAPFLSFVFSFIPKGPSAELLAIRKLHKDVDTRFDQLDRKFSDVKQLIQWSSVKVQFSSIEQKINAVYRKYTEMYQAPTNALTGEKKLFISNYDSDFQNSGIKLYDGVMNVGHVFGEGLLVPCMTYTHYDRQKCSEFSSGILNLLLKSAELELAYLQLKGLSANVDYHAKQWKTRIDQVRSAMSHADRTIASKYHDQSNAEIDRYALDHPGDKMNNHDWANNMYISLSKKYYWRDWMVIAYKDVFGDDKHWNKVCGGYGKFRHHGRNILIASVDKGKHHLDNTKAHAVVNAVTDHTSSKGHCRPHCGTIYHRIDTHTAYDTFPVEVKDHCNPYVASGVIWNDAQPTYKAAANRLVLRNDKFNHIHVFG